A region of Pseudomonas putida DNA encodes the following proteins:
- a CDS encoding peptidase U32 family protein gives MSLPKNHLELLSPARDVAIAREAILHGADAIYIGGPSFGARHNACNEVSEIAELVEFARRYHARVFTTINTILHDNELEPARKLIHQLYDAGVDALIVQDLGVMELDIPPIELHASTQTDIRTLERAKFLDQAGFSQLVLARELNLQQIRAIAAETDAAIEFFIHGALCVAFSGQCNISHAQTGRSANRGDCSQACRLPYTLKDDQGRVVAFEKHLLSMKDNNQTANLRDLVDAGVRSFKIEGRYKDMGYVKNITAHYRKELDAILEDRPHQARASSGRTEHFFVPDPDKTFHRGSTDYFVSDRKIDIGAFDSPTFTGLPVGVVEKVNKRDMLVTTEVPLSNGDGLNVQVKREVVGFRANIAEPRGEFEEDGQKRYRYRVEPNEMPDGLYKLRPNHPLSRNLDHNWQQALQRTSAERRVGVEWHAVLREQRLMLTVSSEEGVSVQVALDGPFGPANKPQQALEQLHDLLGQLGTTQYHANAIELDAPQAYFIPNSQLKALRREAIEALTAARVEAHPRGGRKAETTPPPVYPESHLSFLANVYNQKARDFYHRHGVQLIDAAYEAHEEHGEVPVMITKHCLRFSFNLCPKQAKGVTGVRTKVAPMQLIQGDEVLTLKFDCKPCEMHVVGKMKSHIIDLPTPGSAVAQVVGHISPEDLLKTIPRAPH, from the coding sequence ATGTCCCTTCCAAAGAATCACCTGGAACTGCTCAGCCCTGCCCGTGACGTGGCCATCGCTCGCGAAGCGATCCTGCACGGCGCTGATGCCATCTATATTGGCGGCCCGAGCTTCGGCGCGCGCCATAACGCCTGCAACGAAGTCAGCGAAATCGCCGAACTGGTCGAGTTCGCACGTCGCTACCATGCACGCGTGTTCACCACCATCAACACCATCCTCCACGACAACGAGCTGGAGCCTGCGCGCAAGCTGATCCATCAGCTCTACGACGCCGGCGTCGATGCCCTGATCGTGCAGGACCTGGGGGTGATGGAGCTGGATATTCCGCCGATCGAGCTGCACGCCAGCACCCAGACCGACATCCGTACCCTGGAACGGGCCAAGTTCCTCGACCAGGCCGGCTTCTCGCAGCTGGTACTGGCCCGCGAGCTAAATCTGCAGCAGATTCGCGCCATCGCCGCCGAAACCGACGCCGCCATCGAATTCTTCATCCACGGCGCGCTGTGCGTGGCTTTCTCCGGCCAGTGCAACATCTCCCACGCCCAGACCGGGCGCAGCGCCAACCGTGGCGACTGCTCGCAAGCCTGCCGCCTGCCCTACACCCTCAAGGATGACCAGGGCCGCGTGGTTGCCTTCGAGAAGCACCTGCTGTCGATGAAGGACAACAACCAGACCGCCAACCTGCGCGACCTGGTCGATGCCGGCGTGCGCTCGTTCAAGATCGAGGGCCGCTACAAGGACATGGGCTATGTGAAGAACATCACCGCCCACTACCGCAAAGAGCTCGACGCCATTCTCGAAGACCGCCCGCACCAGGCCCGCGCGTCGAGCGGCCGTACCGAGCACTTCTTCGTCCCCGACCCGGACAAGACCTTCCACCGCGGCAGCACCGACTACTTCGTCAGCGACCGCAAGATCGACATCGGTGCCTTCGACTCGCCTACTTTCACCGGCTTGCCGGTGGGCGTGGTGGAAAAGGTCAACAAGCGTGACATGTTGGTTACCACCGAGGTGCCGCTGAGCAATGGCGATGGCCTCAACGTGCAGGTCAAGCGTGAAGTGGTGGGTTTCCGCGCCAATATCGCCGAGCCACGTGGCGAGTTCGAGGAAGACGGCCAGAAGCGCTACCGCTACCGCGTCGAGCCCAACGAAATGCCCGATGGCCTGTACAAGCTACGGCCCAACCATCCTTTGTCGCGCAACCTCGACCACAACTGGCAGCAAGCCTTGCAGCGCACTTCGGCCGAGCGCCGGGTGGGTGTCGAGTGGCACGCGGTACTGCGCGAGCAGCGCCTGATGCTGACGGTCAGCAGTGAGGAAGGTGTGAGTGTGCAGGTAGCCCTGGACGGCCCGTTCGGCCCAGCCAACAAGCCGCAACAGGCACTGGAGCAACTGCACGACCTGCTAGGCCAGCTGGGCACCACCCAGTACCACGCCAACGCCATCGAGCTGGATGCACCGCAGGCGTACTTCATCCCCAACTCGCAACTCAAAGCCCTGCGCCGCGAAGCCATCGAGGCGCTGACCGCTGCACGGGTCGAGGCGCACCCGCGTGGCGGGCGCAAGGCCGAAACCACGCCGCCGCCGGTCTACCCAGAGTCGCACCTGTCGTTCCTGGCCAACGTGTACAACCAGAAGGCCCGCGACTTCTACCACCGCCATGGCGTGCAATTGATCGACGCGGCCTACGAGGCCCATGAAGAGCACGGCGAAGTGCCGGTAATGATCACCAAGCACTGCCTGCGCTTCTCGTTCAACCTGTGCCCCAAGCAGGCCAAGGGCGTCACCGGCGTGCGCACCAAAGTCGCGCCGATGCAGTTGATTCAGGGCGATGAAGTACTGACCCTGAAGTTCGACTGCAAGCCGTGTGAAATGCACGTGGTCGGCAAGATGAAGAGCCACATCATCGACCTGCCGACACCCGGCAGCGCGGTGGCTCAAGTGGTGGGGCACATCAGCCCGGAAGACCTGCTCAAGACCATCCCGCGCGCACCGCATTGA
- a CDS encoding RidA family protein — MANTDITYTPDPDADSISSDVAEYNGVLVSTQIPTRADGSLELGDIVAQSECTLQALKVALEKAGSGMDRVLHLTIYLTDMAERAAFNEVYQRFFSKPWPVRAAVGVASLAVEGMRVEVTAMAAKR; from the coding sequence ATGGCAAACACAGACATCACCTACACCCCCGACCCGGACGCCGACTCCATTTCGTCCGACGTCGCCGAATACAACGGCGTGCTGGTTTCCACCCAAATCCCCACACGCGCCGATGGCAGCCTCGAACTGGGCGACATCGTTGCGCAGAGCGAATGCACCTTGCAGGCGCTGAAAGTGGCCCTGGAAAAAGCCGGCAGCGGCATGGACCGCGTGCTGCACCTGACCATCTACCTCACCGACATGGCTGAACGTGCAGCGTTCAACGAGGTGTACCAGCGTTTCTTCAGCAAGCCGTGGCCAGTACGCGCCGCCGTTGGCGTGGCCTCGCTGGCTGTTGAAGGCATGCGCGTGGAAGTCACTGCGATGGCTGCCAAGCGCTGA
- a CDS encoding saccharopine dehydrogenase family protein: protein MKKNVLIIGAGGVAKVVAHKCAQHNDELGRIAIASRNISKCQAIIDSVKAKGSLKVPADIQAFSLNALDVEATKALIRETESQIVINVGSAFLNMSVLRACIDTGVAYLDTAIHEEPGKICETPPWYGNYEWKHLEECQEKNITAILGVGFDPGVVNSYAKLAQQQYFDRIDSIDILDVNAGSHGKYFATNFDPEINFREFTGQVWSWQNSQWTSNTMFEVKRTDDLPVVGSQNLYLTGHDEVHSISKNLNVPNVRFWMSFGEHYINVFTVLKNLGLLSEQPVKTAEGLEVVPLKVVKAVLPDPSSLAPGYTGKTCIGDLVKGTKNGQPREVFIYNVADHEEAFAETDSQGISYTAGVPPVAAALLVARGEWDAKRMVNVEELPAEPFLKALDVMGLPTRVKDEKGDRPWDAEA from the coding sequence TTGAAGAAGAACGTTCTTATCATTGGTGCAGGAGGTGTCGCCAAGGTGGTGGCCCACAAGTGCGCGCAGCATAACGACGAACTCGGTCGTATTGCCATTGCGTCGCGGAACATCTCCAAATGCCAGGCCATCATCGACAGCGTCAAGGCCAAGGGTAGCCTCAAGGTACCCGCCGACATCCAGGCCTTCTCGCTCAACGCGCTCGATGTCGAGGCGACCAAAGCACTGATCCGCGAGACCGAATCGCAGATCGTGATCAACGTGGGCTCTGCCTTCCTCAACATGTCGGTGCTGCGTGCCTGCATCGATACCGGTGTTGCCTACCTGGACACCGCGATTCACGAAGAACCAGGCAAAATCTGCGAAACGCCGCCCTGGTACGGCAACTACGAGTGGAAACACCTCGAAGAGTGCCAAGAAAAGAACATTACAGCCATTCTCGGCGTCGGTTTCGACCCGGGTGTGGTGAACAGCTACGCAAAACTTGCGCAGCAGCAATACTTCGACCGCATTGATTCGATCGACATCCTCGACGTCAATGCCGGCTCGCATGGCAAGTATTTCGCCACCAACTTCGACCCGGAAATCAACTTCCGCGAGTTCACCGGGCAAGTATGGAGCTGGCAGAACAGCCAGTGGACCAGCAACACCATGTTCGAGGTCAAGCGTACCGACGACCTGCCGGTCGTAGGCTCGCAAAACCTGTACCTGACCGGTCACGACGAGGTCCACTCGATCTCGAAGAACCTCAACGTGCCGAACGTGCGTTTCTGGATGAGCTTCGGCGAGCACTACATCAACGTGTTCACGGTGCTGAAAAACCTGGGCCTGCTTTCCGAGCAGCCGGTCAAGACCGCCGAAGGCCTGGAAGTGGTGCCTTTGAAAGTGGTCAAGGCCGTGCTGCCTGACCCGTCCTCCCTGGCCCCGGGCTACACCGGCAAGACCTGCATCGGTGACCTGGTCAAGGGCACCAAAAACGGCCAGCCGCGCGAAGTGTTCATCTACAACGTAGCGGATCACGAAGAAGCCTTTGCCGAGACCGACAGCCAGGGTATTTCCTACACTGCCGGTGTACCGCCAGTGGCTGCCGCCCTGCTGGTCGCCCGTGGCGAGTGGGATGCCAAGCGCATGGTCAACGTTGAAGAACTGCCAGCCGAGCCGTTCCTCAAGGCGCTGGACGTGATGGGCCTGCCGACCCGCGTCAAAGATGAAAAAGGTGATCGTCCGTGGGACGCTGAAGCCTAA
- a CDS encoding carboxynorspermidine decarboxylase, which yields MIKTPYYLIDKTKLLSNMEKIAYVREHSGAKALLALKCFATWSVFDLMQQYMDGTTSSSLFELKLGRQKFAGETHAYSVAWADDEVEEMLENCDKIIFNSIGQLQRFAEQSEGKVRGLRVNPQVSSSDYLLADPARPFSRLGEWDPEKIEKVIEQISGFMFHNNCENGDFGLFDKMLTHIEERFGHLLHKVEWVSLGGGIHFTGEDYAVDAFCARLKAFSQTYGVQVYLEPGEAAITNSASLEVTVLDTLYNGKHLAVVDSSIEAHLLDLLIYRLNAKMAPNDGEHTYMVCGKSCLAGDIFGEYQFDRPLAIGDRLSFIDTAGYTMVKKNWFNGLKMPSIVVKQLDGSVEVVREFGFEDYVSSLS from the coding sequence ATGATCAAGACGCCGTACTACCTCATCGATAAAACCAAGCTGCTGAGCAACATGGAGAAGATCGCCTACGTGCGTGAACACTCCGGTGCCAAGGCGCTGCTCGCCCTCAAATGTTTCGCCACCTGGTCGGTGTTCGACCTGATGCAGCAATACATGGACGGCACCACCTCTTCGTCGCTTTTCGAGCTCAAGCTTGGCCGCCAGAAGTTTGCCGGCGAGACCCACGCCTACAGCGTTGCCTGGGCCGACGATGAAGTCGAGGAAATGCTCGAGAACTGCGACAAGATCATCTTCAACTCGATCGGCCAGCTGCAGCGCTTTGCCGAACAGTCCGAAGGCAAAGTCCGCGGCCTGCGCGTCAACCCGCAAGTCAGCAGCTCCGACTACCTGCTGGCCGACCCGGCGCGCCCGTTCAGCCGCCTGGGTGAGTGGGACCCGGAGAAGATCGAGAAGGTCATCGAGCAGATCTCGGGCTTCATGTTCCACAACAACTGCGAGAACGGCGACTTCGGCCTGTTCGACAAGATGCTCACCCACATCGAAGAACGCTTCGGCCACTTGCTGCACAAGGTCGAGTGGGTCAGCCTCGGTGGCGGCATCCACTTCACCGGCGAAGACTATGCCGTCGATGCGTTCTGCGCGCGCCTGAAAGCCTTCTCGCAAACTTACGGCGTACAGGTTTACCTGGAGCCAGGCGAAGCCGCCATCACCAACAGCGCCTCGCTGGAAGTGACCGTGCTCGACACCCTGTACAACGGCAAGCACCTGGCCGTGGTCGACAGTTCGATCGAAGCACACCTGCTCGACCTGCTGATCTACCGCCTCAACGCCAAGATGGCCCCCAACGATGGCGAGCACACCTACATGGTCTGCGGCAAATCGTGCCTGGCCGGTGACATCTTCGGCGAGTACCAATTCGATCGTCCGTTGGCCATCGGCGATCGCCTGTCGTTCATCGACACGGCGGGCTACACCATGGTCAAGAAAAACTGGTTCAACGGTCTGAAAATGCCATCCATCGTGGTCAAGCAGCTCGACGGCAGTGTCGAGGTGGTGCGCGAGTTCGGTTTCGAAGACTACGTTTCCAGCCTGTCGTAA